The Manihot esculenta cultivar AM560-2 chromosome 11, M.esculenta_v8, whole genome shotgun sequence genome includes a region encoding these proteins:
- the LOC110626148 gene encoding uncharacterized protein LOC110626148, protein MQMDSFSISNIKLEKANAMKKHRQLQKIANFFRFLEIFIVLALISRFSVQLPVAVKNSSEYFKDLTVILVSPRFVFIIGNAIVITLFAKSGQFSGQDPSGKNSRTDLYDEFVEKSERIQSLHGYEAGNSDRQSSSVEYIVTEETSPSAEIKNYQRSESEKLDRGTRNKLCRELRRSATEKCRESVGSGEGWMKISYPEDRMSNEEFRCTVEAFIARQKRFRRDEENSVYRINGI, encoded by the coding sequence ATGCAAATGGATTCTTTCAGCATCAGCAACATCAAACTCGAGAAGGCTAACGCGATGAAGAAACATCGCCAGCTTCAGAAGATCGCAAACTTTTTTAGGTTCTTGGAAATATTTATTGTTCTGGCGTTGATTTCCAGGTTTTCTGTTCAGCTCCCAGTTGCTGTCAAGAACTCTAGTGAATATTTCAAGGACTTAACGGTCATCCTCGTAAGTCCCCGCTTCGTTTTTATCATCGGAAACGCCATAGTCATCACTCTCTTCGCAAAGTCAGGTCAGTTTTCTGGTCAGGATCCATCTGGGAAGAATTCAAGAACCGATCTTTATGATGAATTCGTTGAAAAGAGTGAAAGGATTCAGAGCTTGCACGGATATGAAGCTGGAAACTCAGACAGACAAAGCTCCTCTGTTGAGTACATAGTCACTGAAGAAACTTCTCCATCAGCAGAAATCAAGAATTATCAGAGAAGTGAATCAGAGAAATTAGACCGAGGTACTCGTAACAAGCTCTGCCGAGAACTGAGGCGGTCGGCGACAGAGAAATGCCGGGAAAGTGTAGGTTCCGGCGAGGGATGGATGAAAATTTCGTATCCTGAAGATAGAATGAGCAACGAGGAGTTCAGGTGCACAGTGGAAGCTTTCATAGCTAGGCAAAAGAGGTTCAGAAGAGATGAGGAAAATTCTGTATATAGAATAAATGGGATATAA
- the LOC110625840 gene encoding AAA-ATPase At3g50940, whose amino-acid sequence MIPKTPEMSSTKAIISAAASAAATAMLLRSIAKDFIPKELRQYIYFKFITLLNSFSSELTLVIEEYDNLNHNHLFAAAELYLEPIIPPNAQRLKISLPKKENNISVSLQRNEEIFDTFNGIKLKWKFISREIRVKYIPSADHYGSVPVTEERFFELSFHKKHKSVVLDSYIKHVIEKSKEMKEKKRTLKLFTLSQDRMTGRRGETWQSVNLDHPATFDTLAMEMEEKRMIMEDLERFVKRKEFYKKVGKAWKRGYLLFGPPGTGKSSLIAAIANYLKFDIYDLELTDLKTNSELRRLLISTGNKSVLVVEDIDCSIELQNRIAEARALRPQPNRRGYTEEKNQVQVTLSGLLNFVDGLWSSCGDERIIIFTTNHKEKLDPAMLRPGRMDVHIHMSYCSPCGFKTLASNYLGIGDHPLSVEIEELMETTKITPAEVGEQLMKSEEPENALRGLIGFLERKKIEDEEKKKRENDESKAASEESGITEAEVSQKQKMEKGDI is encoded by the exons ATGATCCCCAAAACCCCCGAAATGTCCTCCACCAAAGCAATAATCTCCGCCGCAGCATCCGCTGCCGCCACTGCCATGCTTCTTCGCTCAATCGCCAAGGACTTTATCCCAAAGGAGCTCCGACAATATATCTACTTCAAATTCATAACCCTTCTCAACTCTTTCTCGTCGGAGCTAACCTTAGTGATAGAAGAATATGATAACCTTAACCACAATCATCTCTTCGCAGCTGCAGAGCTCTATCTTGAACCCATAATCCCTCCCAACGCCCAGAGACTCAAAATTTCATTGCCCAAGAAAGAGAATAACATTTCAGTCTCCTTACAGCGAAACGAAGAAATCTTCGATACCTTTAATGGGATTAAACTGAAATGGAAGTTTATTTCAAGAGAAATACGAGTGAAGTATATCCCCAGCGCCGATCACTATGGCTCTGTGCCTGTAACCGAGGAAAGGTTCTTTGAGTTGAGCTTCCACAAGAAGCACAAGAGCGTGGTTCTTGACTCTTACATAAAGCATGTGATCGAGAAATCgaaagaaatgaaagaaaagaagaggacATTGAAGCTCTTTACATTAAGCCAAGATAGGATGACAGGGAGGAGAGGAGAAACATGGCAGTCTGTGAATCTCGATCATCCGGCTACATTTGATACGTTGGCGATGGAGATGGAGGAGAAGAGGATGATCATGGAGGATCTTGAAAGGTTTGTGAAGAGGAAAGAGTTCTATAAGAAAGTGGGTAAAGCTTGGAAACGTGGGTACTTGCTTTTTGGTCCACCAGGGACTGGGAAATCAAGCTTGATTGCCGCAATTGCAAATTATCTCAAGTTTGATATATATGACTTGGAGTTGACTGATCTTAAGACCAATTCTGAGCTGAGAAGATTGTTGATTTCGACTGGGAATAAGTCTGTACTCGTGGTGGAGGATATTGATTGCTCCATTGAGTTGCAAAACAGGATTGCAGAAGCCAGAGCACTCAGGCCTCAACCGAATCGTCGAGGTTATACTGAAGAAAAAAATCAG GTTCAGGTGACGCTATCAGGATTGCTGAACTTTGTGGATGGATTATGGTCCAGCTGTGGGGATGAAAGAATCATAATTTTCACAACCAATCACAAAGAAAAGCTTGATCCTGCCATGCTGCGACCAGGACGAATGGATGTGCACATCCACATGTCTTATTGCAGTCCATGTGGATTCAAAACGCTGGCATCCAATTACCTGGGGATTGGAGATCACCCTCTTTCAGTCGAGATTGAAGAGTTGATGGAGACAACGAAGATTACTCCCGCAGAAGTAGGTGAGCAGCTGATGAAAAGTGAGGAACCTGAGAATGCTTTAAGAGGTCTGATTGGGTTCCTGGAGCGCAAGAAGAtagaagatgaagagaagaagaagcgaGAGAATGATGAAAGCAAAGCTGCAAGTGAAGAATCAGGAATAACAGAAGCAGAAGTTTCACAGAAGCAGAAGATGGAGAAAGGTGATATTTAG